GGCAATTATTGTTGACGCGTATAATGGCCAGGAGATGGCCGCGTCCACCTTTGAGTATCCGAGATGGAAAAAGCGCATGTACTGCAATCCGGAAGGCAATGTCTTTCGCCAGCACCCGCTGGATTATGTGGAAGGGCTGGAATGCATTGTAAAGGACTCCCTGCACCAGGCTGGTGAGGAGGTGCGCAAACACATCAAAGCCATTTCCATTGATACAACGGGCTCGTCGCCGGTTGCCGTCGATGAAAGTGGGATGCCGCTGGCACTACAGGAAGCGTTTGCGCATGAACCTGATGCCATGTTTGTTTTATGGAAAGACCATTCGGCTGTGCAGGAGGCAGAAGAGATCAACCGGCATGCCGGGAACTTTGAGACCAATTACCTTAAATATGTCGGCGGCATTTACTCCTCCGAATGGTATTGGAGTAAACTGTTGCATATATTAAGACAGCACCCGCAGGTGCGGGCAGGCTGTTATAGCTGGGTGGAACATGCGGACTGGATGCCTTTTTTGTTAACCGGTGGCACGCACATAAATCAAATGAAACGCGGGATTTGCACCGCAGGGCACAAAGCCCTGTGGGCGGAAGAATGGAATGGCTTCCCGCCGGAAGCTTTTTTTGCTTCTCTCGACCCCTTGCTGACCGGTTTTGTATCCAAATTGCCTGCCGTGGTATATACCGCAGACAAGGCGGCAGGAAACCTGTCCGAAGCATGGGCAAACAGGCTGGGATTAGGTACCAATGTAATGGTTGGTGTTGGTGCAATGGATGCGCATATGGGTGCTGTTGGCGGACAGGTCGAGCCCTACTACCTGAGCAAGGTCATGGGTACTTCCACCTGTGACATGCTGGTCGCACCGTTGGAAGACATGCAGGGTAAATATGTACAGGGCATCTGTGGCCTGGTAAATGGCTCTGTTATTCCCGGTATGATCGGGATGGAAGCCGGCCAGTCAGCTTTTGGTGATGTATATGCATGGTTGAGAAATGTGCTCGCCTGGCCCTTGGAAAATATCGCCCGTGGATTGGTGGAGGAGCAGACCATTCAAACGATTGTGAGCCGGATGATCCCAACATTAAGCCAGCAAGCTGCTTCCATTCCCCTTCAGGAAACGGATGCACTCAGTGTAGACTGGTTCAACGGACGTCGCACGCCTGATGCCAATGCACTCGTCAAGGCTGCCATCACCGGTCTTGACCTGGGAACTGATGCGGTAAAAATATTCCGTTCACTGGCTGAAGCAACCTGTTTCGGTGCCAAAGCAATTGTGGAACGCTTTACCAGCCAGCAGATCCCGGTACAGGGGCTCATTGGTGTTGGTGGCGTGGCAAAAAAATCACCGTTTATCATGCAGCTGATGGCCGATGTGATCAATATGCCCATCCGGATCAACCAATCCGAACAAACCTGTGCAATGGGAGCGGCCATGTTTGCCGCGACAGTTGCCGGTATCTACCCAAAGGTGGAGGTAGCGATGCAGGCGATGGGGCAGGGGTTTGAGCGCGAGTACAAGCCTGACCACGCAAAAACAGCGTTATACGGCCGGCGTTATGAAAAATATAAGGAATTGGGTGGTTATATGGAAGCAGCAACCCTGGTCCCGCAAGTTTAACAGGGTACGCTTCAGGAAACAGGAAAACCGGGTACAGGGAACCGCATACAGGCGGACATCCTGTTCCCATCCTGCTTCCGGCTGTAGCATTCCATGGTCGTGAACACGTATGCAGGATACCAATTTGCTGCACCGTTGAACTGGTTCAAATTGACCAAACATTAAAATATATGATATGGATAAAGCACAAAAACGCAGATCTTTTTTAAAATCAGTCGTATTGAGTGGTTCGGGTGTTGCCGTAGCGCCAATCATACAGGCTGGTAAGCCAGCAGAAACTTTCGTTACTGAAAGCAACGGGCAGCAAAAAGTACCATTACCTGACAGAAAATATAACGGTCCGTACACGGGGGAATACCTGAGTCGGGTTGCTTTTCCGATCGGAGGGATAGGAGCCGGCATGTTCTGCCTGGAGGGTACGGGTGCCATTTCGCACATGAGCGTACGCAACAGGCCTGAAATATTCCATGAACCATCCCTGTTTGCGGCCCTTGCCGTCAAGGGTGTAAAAAACGGCGTGAAAGTATTGGAGGGCCAGGTAGCTGACTGGAAAATGTTTGGGCAGAAAGGAACGGGTAATGGTGCTGCCGGGTCGACCTTTGGTTTGCCACGCTTTAAGCAGGCGGAGTTTATGACCCGTTTTCCGTTTTCAACCATCCGGCTGGCAGATCCAGATATCCCTCTACAGGTATCCATAAAAGGCTGGAGCCCCTTTATTCCCACGGATGAAGATAACAGCAGTCTTCCCGTTGGCGGGCTAGAATACACGTTTGTCAATAAAACCACACAGCCTGTCGACGCAGTCTTTTCATTTAACACCAAAAATTTTCTGGCGGATACGGCCGGGGCAGTCAACAGGATTGCCGGAACAAAAAATGGTTTTGTATTACAGCAGGAGGGGTTGAAAGAAAAACCCGAAACCGAAGGGCATTTTGCTGTTTTTACCAATGATGACCAGACGGTCGTTGATCATTGCTGGTTTCGTGGAGGCTGGTGGGATCCTCTAACGATGGCGTGGAATACCGTAAGGGATATGAAAATAAGAGCTACCGAACCCGTTGAAAAAGACGCGCCCGGTGCCTCGCTGTTTGTTCCATTTACCCTGCGTGCGGGGGGATCAAAAACAATCCGGCTGATGACCGGCTGGTACATCCCGGAAAGCAATATACATATTGGTGATGTCGTAACTGACGAGAAAAAAGATTGTACAACAGCAGAAGGCTGTTGTGCTGCTCCACAAGATCTGGGGGTTCAGAACGGACAGCAAAGCGCATCGCCCAATTATAAACCGTGGTACAGCAGCCGCTTTGCAAACGTGGAAGAAGTAGCCGGCTACTGGAGAAAAAATTATGATGACCTGCATGCGAAAAGCAAATTGTTTGCGGATACCTTTTACCGTTCCACCCTGCCCGCAGAAGTCATGGAAGCAGTAGCCGCTAACCTCACTATCTTAAAATCACCGACTTCCCTGCGCCAGTATGATGGCAGGTTCTGGGCCTGGGAGGGCTGCGGTGATGATGGGGGATGCTGTCATGGTTCCTGTACGCATGTCTGGAACTACGCGCAGGCGTTGCCGCATCTTTTCCCTGCACTGGAAAGAACATTACGCAATACGGAGTTTTGTGAGAACCAGGATAAGGCGGGACATCAGGCCTTCAGGGCCAATATGCCGATCAGCCCTTTGAAGCATGATTTTCATGCCGCTTCTGACGGCCAGTTGGGTGGTATTATGAAAGTGTACCGGGAGTGGCGCATCAGCGGGGACAATGCATGGTTAGAGCGTATCTATCCTGTCGTGGCAAAAAGTATGGATTATTGCATATCCACCTGGGATCCGAAAGGTAAGGGGGTGGTAGAGGAACCGCATCACAACACGTATGACATCGAATTCTGGGGTCCGGACGGTATGATCACCTCGTTTTACCTGGGTGCATTGACGGCTATGTTGTTGATGGGCAGGCACCTGAACAAAGATGTAGGCAAATATGAAGCACTTTACAGGAAAGGGAAAGTGCAATTGGAGACAAACCTCTATGACGGGGAATACTTTTACCAGGATATCGAATATAAAAACCTGGAGGCCGAAAACCCGGCAAAGGCCAAATCATTCGGCGGAGAGTACTCTGCTGAAGCAGTGGACATATTGAAGCAAGAAGGACCAAAATACCAGTATGGAAAAGGTTGTTTAAGTGACGGTATTCTCGGCGCGTGGATCGGCAGTATGTGTGCATTGCCTCCTTTCGTGGACGATCAAAAAGTACGGAGTCACCTGCTGGCAGTACACCGGTATAACCTGAAAACATCATTGCTGGAGCATGCCAATCCCCAGAGACCGGCTTATGCACTGGGGAATGAAGGGGGATTGTTATTGTGCACCTGGCCAAAGGGTGGCAAACTTTCCCTGCCTTTTGTATACAGTGATGAGGTCTGGACCGGGATAGAATACCAGGTAGCCGCCCACCTGATGGAAATGGGACAGGTGCAGGAAGGCCTGGATATTGTAAGGTTATGCCGTAATCGTTACGATGGCAGGGTACGCAACCCCTTTAACGAGTATGAATGTGGTCACTGGTATGCGCGGGCCATGAGTAGTTATGGTATGTTGCAGGCCTTAACAGGTGTCCGTTATGATGCGGTGGACAGAACCCTGCACATCCGTTCGCGCGTGGGTGACTTCACTTCCTTCCTTTCAACCGCCACCGGGTTTGGTACCGTAACATTAAAAGCCGGCAAACCTTCGCTCAGCGTCGTTTACGGCAGGATCGAAGCGGACACTATCCTGGTCAATGGCAAAAAAGTGTCATGATGCATTGTATTACCAGCGATATGATTGTATCCATACGATACAGGATGTACAACAGCAGGGGCGAGCTTGTCGAGGATACGATGTGCGCTACACCAGTGCAGTACCTTCATGGCTCCGCCGGCATTGCCAATACGCTGCAGTGCCAGCTCGAAGGCCTAACCGTGGGAAACCATCAACAGGTCTGGCTCTGTAGTGATATGGACCAGGGAGATGACGATTACCGGTTCGAGGTGATCATTGACGATATCCGCCCGGCAACCCCCGCTGAAATCATACTGGGTTACCCGGTACACATATCTGCGGATAACTGCGGGGGCGATTGTTTCTGTTATCAATAAAAAACATACAGTAATGAAAATACACCTCCTGAGCGGATTTTTAGGCAGCGGTAAAACTACCGCTGTCTCCACCGCATGTGAGATCCTTCAACAGGCAAATGTATCCGTGGCTGTAATTACGAACGATCAGGGTTCGGTCCTGGTAGATTCCCGGGTGTTCCGTCATAAAGGTATTCCGGACAGGCAGGTGGTCAATGGTTGCTTCTGCTGCAATTATACGCAACTGGAAGACCGTATTGGCGAACTAATGGACGCACACCGACCCACAGTGATTTTTGCCGAATCGGTTGGTTCCTGTACCGACATCGTCGCAACGGTCATGAAACCGCTGCTGCTTTCCGGGCAGGCAATCGAGGTAAGTTTTTCCAGCTTTGCCGATATCCGCCTGCTGCACCTGCTGTATATACGGCAGGAGCCTGTGTTTAGCCCGGAAGTACGGTATATTTTTCAAAAGCAACTCGAGGAAGCCTCCACCATCGTACTTACCCGGGCGGATCTTGCTGATACACGCGATACCGCAGCGGTGCAGGCTTTTTTACAAACCAGTTATCCGGGCAAAAAAATACTGCTCATCAATGGTTACGATCCTGCCAGCATCAGGATTTGGCTGGATAACGTCGGAACAGGAACATCCTCCATACAGGGTCCTGCCCTGGATATCGACTATGCGGTCTACGGTGCCGGCGAGTCCAGGCTTGCATGGCTGGATGAAGTGCTGCAGATTGAAAACGGAAACGGCCGGGCGCCGGAAGAAGCTGCATGGCTGGCTGCGGAAATATACCGGAATCTGACCACGCTCGGACTGCCTGTCGGCCACCTTAAAATGTCCATCGACGGGGTTGTCAAAATCAGTTATACGGCAAACGGAGGCGGATGGGCCGGGGGGGCATTACCCCCTGGCAAGACAGCAGCAGTTGTTATCAATGCCAGGGTTGAGACAGATCCCGGTACGCTTCAAAATATCGTCGGTAATGCTGTTGCGGCTTTGCGGCACACCCGTAACACTGGTGTCCGACAAATCAGTTCAGCCGCTTTTGTACCCGGCTTTCCAAAACCACAGCACCGTATCACTACGAATATTGATGCATGAACAACAGACAATTTTTAGCTGAAATGACGGGGACTTTTGCTATTGTGTTCTGCGGGACCGGTGCGGTGATTGTCAATACTGCTACTGCCGGTATGCTTTCCCATGCCGGGGTGGCGATGACCTGGGGGCTGATAGTCATGACCATGATTTATACATTCGGAGAGCGTTCAGGCGCACATTTTAATCCTGCGGTAAGTATCGCCTTGGTTGCTGCACAAAAACTGCCGGCCCGCTCTCTGTGTTGGTATATCCTGAGCCAGTGTGCCGGCGCTCTGATGGCGAGCGCGCTACTGCGAATTTTATTTCCGGGAGATGTATCACTGGGTACGACTGCGCCGGCGGGAACAGCACAGCAATCATTCCTGCTGGAAGTGTGCCTTTCCTTTCTCCTCATGCTGGTCATCCTTCATCTTTCCACCGCAAGCAAAGAGACAGGATTGTTCAGCGGGGTAATTGTTGGAGGAGTGGTCGGCCTGGAAGCCATGTTTGCAGGTCCTGTCTGCGGGGCATCGATGAATCCGGCGCGATCACTCGCACCGGCGCTCATTTCGGGTCAGACCGTTTATTTATGGTTGTATGTCCTGGCTCCCGTCACCGGTATGTTGCTGGCGGTACCTGTGCATCGCCATGTGAGCAATTCCTGTGTAAGGTCTGCGGCGGGAAGTGCCCGCTAGGTTGTTTGCCGCGGTCAGCATGCCCTGCCCTGAAGCAAATGCTCACAAACTGACTATCAACCTTTTGCCGCTTATCCAATCCATCAACCCCCGGATTTTTTATCAGATGACGCTTCCTTAATAATCTGTATTATTGTGCACTAAACTATTGTAAACGATGGACTTAAAGCTACAAGACAAGGTGATCATTGTCACAGGTGGTGCCCGTGGAATCGGGGAGGGAATCGTGCGCAGACTAGCCGATGAAGGCGCCATTCCTGCTATTGTAGACCTGAACGGGCAATCCGCACAAGCGCTAAGTGAAGCATTGCGGGAAAGTGGTAAACAATGTGTTTTTGCAGTTGCAGACCTTACGGATCCTGACCAGTGCAAACGCGCGGTGGAATCCGTCTACTCGATGTGTCATTCCATTGACGGGCTGGTTAACAATGCCGGACTG
This DNA window, taken from Panacibacter microcysteis, encodes the following:
- a CDS encoding GTP-binding protein, encoding MKIHLLSGFLGSGKTTAVSTACEILQQANVSVAVITNDQGSVLVDSRVFRHKGIPDRQVVNGCFCCNYTQLEDRIGELMDAHRPTVIFAESVGSCTDIVATVMKPLLLSGQAIEVSFSSFADIRLLHLLYIRQEPVFSPEVRYIFQKQLEEASTIVLTRADLADTRDTAAVQAFLQTSYPGKKILLINGYDPASIRIWLDNVGTGTSSIQGPALDIDYAVYGAGESRLAWLDEVLQIENGNGRAPEEAAWLAAEIYRNLTTLGLPVGHLKMSIDGVVKISYTANGGGWAGGALPPGKTAAVVINARVETDPGTLQNIVGNAVAALRHTRNTGVRQISSAAFVPGFPKPQHRITTNIDA
- a CDS encoding GH116 family glycosyl hydrolase: MDKAQKRRSFLKSVVLSGSGVAVAPIIQAGKPAETFVTESNGQQKVPLPDRKYNGPYTGEYLSRVAFPIGGIGAGMFCLEGTGAISHMSVRNRPEIFHEPSLFAALAVKGVKNGVKVLEGQVADWKMFGQKGTGNGAAGSTFGLPRFKQAEFMTRFPFSTIRLADPDIPLQVSIKGWSPFIPTDEDNSSLPVGGLEYTFVNKTTQPVDAVFSFNTKNFLADTAGAVNRIAGTKNGFVLQQEGLKEKPETEGHFAVFTNDDQTVVDHCWFRGGWWDPLTMAWNTVRDMKIRATEPVEKDAPGASLFVPFTLRAGGSKTIRLMTGWYIPESNIHIGDVVTDEKKDCTTAEGCCAAPQDLGVQNGQQSASPNYKPWYSSRFANVEEVAGYWRKNYDDLHAKSKLFADTFYRSTLPAEVMEAVAANLTILKSPTSLRQYDGRFWAWEGCGDDGGCCHGSCTHVWNYAQALPHLFPALERTLRNTEFCENQDKAGHQAFRANMPISPLKHDFHAASDGQLGGIMKVYREWRISGDNAWLERIYPVVAKSMDYCISTWDPKGKGVVEEPHHNTYDIEFWGPDGMITSFYLGALTAMLLMGRHLNKDVGKYEALYRKGKVQLETNLYDGEYFYQDIEYKNLEAENPAKAKSFGGEYSAEAVDILKQEGPKYQYGKGCLSDGILGAWIGSMCALPPFVDDQKVRSHLLAVHRYNLKTSLLEHANPQRPAYALGNEGGLLLCTWPKGGKLSLPFVYSDEVWTGIEYQVAAHLMEMGQVQEGLDIVRLCRNRYDGRVRNPFNEYECGHWYARAMSSYGMLQALTGVRYDAVDRTLHIRSRVGDFTSFLSTATGFGTVTLKAGKPSLSVVYGRIEADTILVNGKKVS
- a CDS encoding ribulokinase — protein: MEKAYVIGVDYGTDSVRAIIVDAYNGQEMAASTFEYPRWKKRMYCNPEGNVFRQHPLDYVEGLECIVKDSLHQAGEEVRKHIKAISIDTTGSSPVAVDESGMPLALQEAFAHEPDAMFVLWKDHSAVQEAEEINRHAGNFETNYLKYVGGIYSSEWYWSKLLHILRQHPQVRAGCYSWVEHADWMPFLLTGGTHINQMKRGICTAGHKALWAEEWNGFPPEAFFASLDPLLTGFVSKLPAVVYTADKAAGNLSEAWANRLGLGTNVMVGVGAMDAHMGAVGGQVEPYYLSKVMGTSTCDMLVAPLEDMQGKYVQGICGLVNGSVIPGMIGMEAGQSAFGDVYAWLRNVLAWPLENIARGLVEEQTIQTIVSRMIPTLSQQAASIPLQETDALSVDWFNGRRTPDANALVKAAITGLDLGTDAVKIFRSLAEATCFGAKAIVERFTSQQIPVQGLIGVGGVAKKSPFIMQLMADVINMPIRINQSEQTCAMGAAMFAATVAGIYPKVEVAMQAMGQGFEREYKPDHAKTALYGRRYEKYKELGGYMEAATLVPQV
- a CDS encoding MIP/aquaporin family protein; its protein translation is MNNRQFLAEMTGTFAIVFCGTGAVIVNTATAGMLSHAGVAMTWGLIVMTMIYTFGERSGAHFNPAVSIALVAAQKLPARSLCWYILSQCAGALMASALLRILFPGDVSLGTTAPAGTAQQSFLLEVCLSFLLMLVILHLSTASKETGLFSGVIVGGVVGLEAMFAGPVCGASMNPARSLAPALISGQTVYLWLYVLAPVTGMLLAVPVHRHVSNSCVRSAAGSAR